A window of candidate division KSB1 bacterium contains these coding sequences:
- a CDS encoding aldo/keto reductase, translating to MQYRRFGRTGWQISEIGYGMWGMGGWTGSNDDESMQALQRAVDLGCNFFDTAWAYGAGKSEGLLGQLVRANPAQKLYTATKIPPKNFKWPSRREYALEDCFPPDHIQQYVESSLNNAGLDSFDLMQFHTWEDGWLADDRWIHKMTELKRQGLIHAIGISINRWEPWNGVKTVESGVIDAVQVIYNIFDQNPQDQLFPACRQHDVAVIARVPFDEGTLTGTLTRESRWPEGDWRNTYFVPENLNASVDRAEALKQLVPAGMTMPEMALRFILAEPAVSTIIPGMRKLKHVETNLATSDAGPLAAALLRELAKHRWDRRPTQWSQ from the coding sequence ATGCAATATAGAAGATTCGGCCGCACCGGCTGGCAAATCAGTGAAATCGGCTACGGCATGTGGGGCATGGGAGGATGGACCGGCTCAAACGATGATGAGTCCATGCAAGCGCTGCAGCGCGCGGTGGATTTGGGGTGCAATTTCTTTGACACGGCTTGGGCTTATGGCGCCGGTAAAAGCGAAGGTTTACTCGGCCAATTGGTTCGCGCGAATCCGGCACAGAAATTATATACGGCAACCAAAATTCCGCCGAAAAATTTCAAATGGCCGAGCCGGCGCGAGTACGCGCTCGAGGATTGCTTCCCGCCCGATCACATTCAACAATACGTCGAGAGCAGCTTGAACAACGCCGGGCTGGATTCGTTCGATTTGATGCAATTTCACACGTGGGAAGACGGCTGGCTCGCAGACGATCGCTGGATTCACAAAATGACGGAACTGAAGCGCCAAGGCCTGATTCACGCCATCGGCATCAGCATCAATCGCTGGGAGCCGTGGAACGGGGTGAAAACGGTGGAAAGCGGCGTGATTGATGCGGTGCAAGTGATTTACAATATTTTCGATCAAAATCCTCAAGACCAGCTTTTCCCGGCTTGCCGCCAACACGACGTCGCCGTCATCGCGCGCGTGCCGTTCGACGAGGGAACCTTGACCGGCACGCTCACCAGGGAGAGCCGCTGGCCCGAAGGCGATTGGCGCAACACCTATTTCGTTCCGGAAAATTTAAACGCCAGCGTTGACCGCGCTGAAGCCCTCAAGCAGCTCGTTCCGGCCGGCATGACGATGCCGGAAATGGCGTTGCGTTTTATTCTCGCCGAGCCGGCGGTGAGCACGATTATTCCGGGGATGCGCAAACTCAAACACGTCGAAACGAACCTCGCAACCAGCGACGCCGGGCCGCTTGCAGCCGCGCTGTTGAGGGAACTGGCCAAGCATCGCTGGGACCGGCGGCCGACGCAGTGGTCGCAGTAA
- a CDS encoding VanZ family protein, protein MKVFLQRYGLLIAWAGLLFVLSSIPDLQFPVEVFSWDDKIQHVLAYTPLGWLFLRAIVWKKPFTRRALWLAILAGALYGATDELHQYFVPGRAADWTDWLADTIGVASGAWLFYRWRGRFTPSHQIKPQEKSKNRGKKCAQKLL, encoded by the coding sequence ATGAAAGTTTTTTTGCAGCGTTACGGTTTGTTGATTGCTTGGGCGGGTTTATTGTTTGTGCTGTCGTCAATTCCGGATTTGCAATTCCCAGTCGAGGTTTTTAGCTGGGATGATAAAATTCAGCATGTTTTGGCCTACACCCCGCTCGGTTGGCTTTTCCTCCGCGCCATTGTTTGGAAAAAGCCTTTCACCCGCCGCGCTTTGTGGCTGGCCATTTTGGCCGGCGCCTTATACGGCGCAACGGATGAGCTGCATCAATATTTTGTTCCAGGGCGGGCGGCAGATTGGACAGATTGGCTGGCCGATACGATCGGGGTGGCGTCCGGCGCCTGGTTGTTTTATCGTTGGCGCGGGCGCTTCACACCAAGCCATCAAATCAAGCCTCAAGAAAAGTCGAAAAACAGAGGGAAAAAATGCGCACAAAAATTGTTATGA
- a CDS encoding dienelactone hydrolase family protein, translated as MRASGFVLSGLITLTSAALIYHRAQPAVKTQRVQYQSGDETVSGFLTMPVGKGPFPALIVIHAWWGLNDWVKENAKKFADAGYMTLAIDLYRGQVATDQETAHELMRGLPEDRATRDLQAAFAYLVSRPDVQHDKIGSLGWCLGGGYSLQAALNIPELAACVINYGRLVTDGEMIEKINAPILGIFGGKDRGIPVKDIEAFKAACHKAGKNITVQIYSGSGYDFMNETNAKGYNAKDAQNAWEKTFAFLEKNLKK; from the coding sequence ATGCGAGCATCAGGTTTTGTGCTATCGGGATTGATCACCTTGACCTCGGCGGCGCTGATTTATCATCGCGCCCAGCCGGCGGTCAAAACTCAGAGGGTGCAATATCAGAGCGGCGATGAAACCGTCAGCGGATTTTTGACCATGCCGGTAGGCAAAGGGCCGTTTCCGGCACTCATCGTGATTCACGCGTGGTGGGGGTTGAATGACTGGGTGAAGGAAAACGCCAAAAAATTTGCCGATGCCGGTTACATGACGCTGGCCATTGATCTGTACCGCGGCCAAGTCGCGACGGATCAGGAGACGGCGCACGAGTTGATGCGTGGCCTGCCCGAAGATCGCGCCACGCGGGATTTGCAGGCGGCGTTCGCGTATCTGGTTTCACGCCCGGATGTTCAGCACGACAAAATCGGCAGCTTGGGGTGGTGTCTCGGCGGTGGCTACTCCTTGCAGGCGGCGCTGAATATTCCGGAGCTTGCCGCTTGCGTCATCAACTATGGCCGCCTGGTAACGGATGGCGAGATGATTGAAAAAATCAACGCCCCGATTCTCGGCATTTTCGGCGGCAAAGACCGCGGCATTCCGGTGAAAGACATCGAGGCTTTCAAAGCCGCATGTCACAAGGCCGGCAAAAATATCACCGTGCAGATTTATTCGGGTTCCGGATACGATTTTATGAATGAAACAAATGCGAAGGGTTACAATGCGAAGGATGCCCAAAATGCCTGGGAAAAAACCTTCGCCTTTCTCGAAAAAAATTTGAAGAAGTAA
- a CDS encoding tetratricopeptide repeat protein — protein MMRLAKTFAVVLTIATFTSAFAQPELNAGRQLLKQGQIQKALAALQTAVAKSPKNADAWFWLGEAYLQSGKPDSADFAAEKILALDRKLASGYLLSAKALLARHNRAAAIERLQTGIKYDKKNAALLLLLGNTLVASDSLDRAIIVLSSAKLLEPNNPAIHEALGDVYMKQPGAAGVGILQYEQAAEIDSARAELQYKLAKAYFSQRRYNEAARALQKTATLDTTNQAALLELAKLYFAAKQYANAAVHFQTYVRRNPNSREAWPMYLEALYSSKQYGEVPAAAQQVLKFEPNASNALKMLAHAQFERREYDQAIATYQKLSQKEALTVDELKRLGQAYIETKRDSLALGALEEVSRIEPNDADVYGDIGAIYMRQRQYEKSAAAFEKRFKLDSTAVSAYINYALCQMALSKWDLSRVALRRALQLKPDYVKGHLYLARSYTQIDSFAQARRECETVVALEKKDPTISKAELAEAHGLIGLAFLLEKKYPEALEALNASIRFVDNDPQTRLWRAQTYALSGRRDEATAEYRVVLRLDPKNETAKKDLAMLTR, from the coding sequence ATGATGAGATTGGCAAAGACTTTCGCGGTCGTTTTGACGATCGCGACGTTCACGTCCGCTTTTGCTCAACCTGAGCTTAACGCCGGCAGACAACTTCTAAAACAAGGCCAAATTCAAAAAGCGCTCGCCGCGCTGCAAACGGCTGTGGCCAAGTCCCCCAAAAATGCTGACGCCTGGTTTTGGCTGGGCGAAGCCTATCTGCAAAGCGGCAAACCTGATTCGGCTGATTTTGCCGCTGAAAAAATTCTTGCTTTGGATAGAAAGCTCGCGTCGGGTTACCTGCTGTCAGCCAAAGCACTTTTAGCGCGCCACAATCGGGCAGCAGCAATCGAACGTTTGCAAACCGGCATCAAATATGACAAGAAAAATGCCGCGTTGCTGCTGTTGCTGGGCAATACGCTGGTCGCCAGCGATTCCCTGGATCGGGCCATTATCGTTTTGTCCAGCGCCAAACTTTTAGAGCCGAACAACCCGGCGATTCATGAAGCGCTGGGCGATGTTTATATGAAACAACCCGGCGCCGCCGGCGTGGGCATTTTGCAATACGAGCAAGCCGCTGAGATCGATTCCGCCCGCGCCGAACTGCAGTACAAGCTGGCCAAGGCGTATTTTTCGCAGCGCCGTTACAACGAAGCGGCGCGGGCCCTGCAGAAAACCGCCACCCTCGATACGACGAATCAAGCGGCGCTGCTCGAGCTGGCGAAACTTTATTTTGCCGCGAAACAATATGCCAACGCCGCCGTGCATTTTCAAACTTATGTCCGGCGCAATCCCAACTCGCGCGAAGCGTGGCCGATGTATTTGGAAGCGCTTTATTCCAGCAAGCAATACGGCGAGGTGCCGGCGGCGGCACAGCAGGTTTTGAAATTCGAGCCCAACGCCAGCAACGCGCTTAAAATGCTCGCGCATGCGCAATTCGAGCGGCGTGAATATGATCAGGCCATCGCGACCTATCAGAAACTCAGCCAAAAAGAAGCCTTGACGGTGGATGAGCTCAAGCGCCTCGGCCAGGCTTATATCGAAACCAAGCGCGATTCGCTGGCGTTGGGCGCATTGGAGGAAGTCTCGAGGATTGAGCCGAACGATGCCGATGTGTACGGCGATATCGGCGCCATTTATATGCGCCAACGGCAATATGAAAAATCCGCGGCTGCATTCGAAAAGAGATTCAAACTCGATTCCACCGCCGTCAGCGCCTACATCAATTATGCGCTTTGCCAAATGGCGTTGAGCAAATGGGATTTGTCACGCGTGGCGCTGCGGCGTGCCTTGCAATTGAAGCCCGACTATGTCAAAGGCCATCTTTATCTGGCGCGCAGTTACACCCAAATCGATTCCTTCGCCCAGGCCCGCCGCGAATGCGAAACCGTCGTCGCGCTGGAGAAAAAAGATCCGACAATTTCCAAAGCCGAGTTGGCCGAAGCGCACGGTCTGATCGGCCTGGCCTTCTTGCTGGAGAAAAAATATCCCGAAGCCCTGGAAGCGTTAAACGCTTCGATCCGGTTCGTTGACAATGATCCGCAAACGCGGCTCTGGCGCGCGCAAACCTATGCGCTGTCCGGCCGGCGCGACGAAGCCACGGCCGAATATCGCGTGGTCTTGCGGCTCGATCCCAAAAATGAAACCGCGAAAAAAGATTTGGCCATGCTGACGCGATAA
- a CDS encoding mechanosensitive ion channel family protein, producing the protein MDSLNNFFKFDWIKFALPLGVLTVTVIVGWIVKRLLFRALRRGAEKTKTRVDDILIQAFSGPFMIWMLILGLHLATQFSELSDRVTGLIGKSLLILWVISLTIVAARLAGSLVKKYGGEVQGALPVTSLTQNLARIGVVLIGILILLNLFGISITPLLTALGVGGLAVALALQDTLSNLFAGFYISLSGNVRPGDYIKLNSGEEGYVTDITWRSTAIRALQNNLIIVPNSKLAQAIVTNYYFPEKRMSLRIPIGVSYDSDPEQVERILIEEAQTGARDIPGLLAEPAPVVRFLPGFGESSLNFTLVCQVGEFADQFVVQHELHKRIFKRFREEGIEIPFPIRTVYLRDQAVNSKMKVSQDGEPPANMSTNL; encoded by the coding sequence ATGGACAGCTTGAACAATTTTTTCAAATTCGATTGGATAAAGTTTGCGCTCCCACTCGGCGTGTTGACGGTTACCGTGATCGTGGGCTGGATCGTCAAGCGCCTGTTGTTCCGCGCCCTGCGCCGCGGGGCGGAAAAAACCAAAACGCGCGTGGATGACATTCTCATTCAAGCATTCAGCGGTCCGTTCATGATTTGGATGCTGATTTTGGGGTTGCATCTTGCCACGCAGTTCTCCGAGTTGTCCGATCGCGTCACCGGCCTGATCGGCAAAAGCCTGCTGATTTTGTGGGTCATTTCGTTGACGATTGTGGCCGCGCGCCTGGCCGGCAGCCTGGTCAAAAAATATGGCGGCGAGGTGCAAGGCGCGCTGCCGGTCACCAGTCTCACGCAGAATTTGGCGCGCATTGGCGTTGTCCTCATCGGCATATTGATTTTGCTCAATCTGTTTGGCATATCGATCACGCCGCTTCTCACTGCCCTGGGCGTTGGCGGTTTGGCCGTCGCCCTGGCGCTGCAAGATACGTTGTCGAATTTGTTTGCCGGATTCTACATCAGCCTTTCCGGCAACGTTCGCCCCGGCGATTACATCAAGCTCAACAGTGGTGAAGAAGGCTACGTCACCGACATCACCTGGCGCAGCACCGCCATTCGCGCGTTGCAGAATAATTTGATCATCGTGCCCAACAGCAAGCTGGCGCAGGCGATCGTGACGAATTATTATTTCCCCGAAAAACGCATGTCGCTGCGCATCCCGATAGGCGTCAGTTATGACAGCGACCCAGAACAAGTCGAGCGTATTTTAATTGAGGAGGCACAAACGGGCGCGCGCGATATTCCCGGCCTGCTGGCGGAGCCGGCGCCGGTGGTGCGTTTCCTTCCCGGCTTCGGCGAGTCATCGCTGAATTTCACCCTGGTTTGCCAGGTGGGGGAATTTGCCGATCAATTTGTCGTCCAACATGAGCTGCACAAGCGCATCTTCAAGCGCTTTCGCGAAGAAGGAATCGAAATTCCGTTTCCGATTCGCACGGTTTATTTGCGCGATCAGGCAGTCAACAGCAAGATGAAAGTATCGCAGGATGGCGAGCCGCCAGCCAACATGTCCACCAACCTCTAA
- a CDS encoding HAD hydrolase family protein produces the protein MLDFTDLDGTLLDHDTCDFSPALPALEALRAAQVPLILCSSKTHAEMKSWRERPGINHPFIAESGGALVVPKNCFARPHDPGAQKMAKRMRVCWRRLKRGLRASPAPLAGTKRCWI, from the coding sequence TTGCTCGATTTCACCGATCTCGACGGCACGCTGCTCGACCACGACACTTGCGATTTTTCGCCGGCGTTGCCCGCGCTGGAAGCGTTGCGAGCGGCGCAAGTGCCGCTGATTTTGTGCTCATCAAAAACTCATGCCGAGATGAAATCTTGGCGAGAGAGGCCCGGCATCAATCATCCTTTCATCGCGGAAAGTGGCGGCGCGCTGGTCGTTCCGAAGAACTGTTTTGCCCGACCGCACGATCCTGGTGCGCAAAAAATGGCGAAGCGGATGCGAGTGTGCTGGCGCAGATTGAAACGCGGGTTACGAGCAAGCCCGGCCCCATTGGCTGGAACGAAACGGTGTTGGATTTGA
- a CDS encoding ester cyclase, with the protein MSEQNKALSRRITEECFNKGNLAVADEFVAANFTDHGAPPGLAPGAEGFKQLVAMYRNAFPDMRITIEDVIAEGDKVVMRWTARGTHKGDLMGIAPTGKTVTVTGIGIDRIANGKIVEHWESFDQMGMMQQLGVIPAR; encoded by the coding sequence ATGTCGGAACAAAACAAAGCCCTATCCCGCCGCATCACTGAAGAGTGCTTCAACAAGGGAAATCTGGCCGTTGCGGATGAGTTCGTGGCCGCCAATTTTACCGATCACGGCGCCCCGCCGGGACTGGCGCCGGGCGCGGAAGGATTCAAGCAACTCGTGGCCATGTATCGCAACGCCTTTCCTGATATGCGCATCACCATTGAAGACGTGATTGCCGAAGGGGACAAAGTCGTGATGCGCTGGACCGCCCGCGGCACGCACAAAGGCGATCTGATGGGCATTGCCCCGACCGGCAAAACAGTAACGGTGACGGGCATCGGCATCGACCGCATCGCCAACGGCAAGATTGTGGAACATTGGGAAAGCTTCGACCAGATGGGCATGATGCAGCAGCTTGGCGTGATTCCCGCGAGGTGA
- a CDS encoding Bro-N domain-containing protein codes for MSNIKLFESKKIRAAWHETEQKWYFSVADVVEALTDSSDIKQYIKRMRQRDLQLNSYWGTICTPLEMTAADGKRRKVMCANAEGLLRIIQSIPSPKAEPFKRWLAKVGYERLEEIENPELAAQRMREIYRAKGYSEAWIERRMRGIAVRDELTGEWKKRGVKESREFAILTAEISKATFGLTPSEYKEYKNLAHPGDNLRDHMTDLELIFTMLGEASTTEIARTKNAQGFAQNKKASQEGGKIAGDARKALERKSGRKVVSKQNYKELPEIEVRRLNAGDEES; via the coding sequence ATGAGCAACATCAAGCTTTTCGAATCAAAAAAAATTCGCGCCGCCTGGCACGAAACCGAACAAAAATGGTACTTCTCGGTCGCTGATGTTGTCGAAGCTTTAACGGACAGCAGCGATATCAAGCAGTACATCAAGCGGATGCGGCAGCGCGATCTTCAATTGAATTCCTACTGGGGTACAATTTGTACCCCCCTTGAAATGACGGCGGCTGATGGCAAGCGCAGGAAGGTGATGTGCGCCAATGCCGAAGGGCTTTTGCGGATCATTCAATCCATTCCGTCGCCTAAAGCGGAACCTTTCAAACGATGGCTGGCCAAAGTCGGTTATGAACGTTTGGAAGAAATCGAGAATCCCGAATTGGCGGCGCAAAGAATGCGGGAAATCTATCGCGCCAAAGGTTACAGCGAGGCGTGGATCGAAAGGCGCATGCGTGGCATCGCCGTTCGTGACGAACTCACCGGCGAATGGAAAAAGCGCGGCGTGAAGGAAAGCCGCGAGTTTGCCATTCTCACCGCAGAGATCAGTAAAGCTACTTTTGGTTTGACCCCTTCCGAATACAAAGAATATAAGAATCTCGCCCACCCGGGCGACAATTTACGCGATCACATGACCGATCTCGAATTGATCTTTACCATGCTCGGCGAAGCGTCCACGACCGAGATTGCGAGAACCAAAAATGCGCAGGGCTTTGCGCAAAACAAAAAGGCTTCACAAGAGGGCGGCAAGATCGCCGGCGATGCCAGAAAAGCGCTGGAAAGGAAATCCGGCAGAAAAGTTGTGTCGAAACAGAATTACAAAGAATTGCCGGAAATTGAAGTGAGAAGATTGAATGCAGGCGACGAGGAATCATGA
- a CDS encoding SLC13 family permease — protein MTFEIAFVLALVVIAVILFATEKLPVDLVALLVMGALLVSGIISPEQGIAGFSNTATVTVGAMFVLSAGLFKTGAVNFLGRALSRLFKLNLWLALIVTMLIAGVLSGFINNTPVVAIFLPILLGVARDLDVSPSKLLMPLSFASMFGGVCTLIGTSTNILVSAIAERYGQPAFGMFEFTPLGAIFFGAGLLYMIFIGIRLIPDRRGKGDLTQTFGMGDYLIEIILQPEAESVGKNVAEAPLVHDLDVDILEITKPDGRRIPFPTAETILEVNDVLRVRCNVEKIKQLREREGIAIKPEIKWRDEALESEEAMLVEAVIAPNSVLEGKTLKDIRFRNYFGGTVLALRHRGETVHENLETTPLRAGDVLLVKIRRDHLIHLEKHEAFLVVSEVGLPAFRKRKVLPAVAIVAGVVLTAAFNILPILVSAIAGSILMIMTRCIDLEDAYKAIEWKVIFLLAGVLSLGAALEKTGAAQVVSALMINAIGAWGPVAVVAAFYLLTSLLTEAMSNNATAALLAPIAVVTADSLGVDARPFLMAVTFAASASFMTPVGYQTNTLIYGPGQYKFADFLRVGTPLNVLFWLLATLLIPLFWPF, from the coding sequence ATGACCTTTGAAATCGCCTTCGTTCTCGCCCTCGTCGTCATCGCTGTCATCCTCTTCGCCACCGAGAAACTGCCGGTCGATTTGGTGGCGCTGCTGGTGATGGGCGCCTTGCTGGTGAGCGGCATCATTTCGCCGGAGCAAGGCATTGCCGGCTTCAGCAACACCGCGACGGTTACGGTTGGCGCCATGTTCGTGCTCAGCGCCGGCTTGTTCAAAACCGGCGCGGTGAATTTCCTGGGCCGCGCCTTGAGCCGGCTCTTCAAGCTCAATCTCTGGCTGGCGTTGATCGTGACCATGCTCATCGCCGGCGTCCTGTCCGGCTTCATCAACAACACGCCGGTGGTGGCGATTTTTTTGCCGATCCTGCTCGGCGTGGCGCGCGACCTCGACGTCAGCCCCTCGAAGCTGTTGATGCCGCTGTCGTTCGCCTCCATGTTCGGCGGCGTGTGCACGCTGATCGGCACCTCGACGAATATTTTGGTCAGCGCCATCGCCGAGCGCTACGGCCAGCCGGCTTTCGGCATGTTCGAGTTCACGCCGCTGGGCGCGATTTTCTTCGGCGCGGGACTGCTGTACATGATCTTCATCGGCATCCGCTTGATTCCGGACCGCCGCGGCAAAGGCGATCTCACGCAAACCTTCGGCATGGGCGATTATTTGATCGAGATCATTTTGCAGCCCGAGGCAGAATCCGTGGGCAAAAACGTGGCGGAGGCGCCGCTGGTCCACGATCTCGACGTTGACATCCTGGAAATCACCAAGCCGGACGGCCGGCGCATTCCCTTTCCAACCGCGGAAACGATTCTCGAAGTGAACGACGTCCTGCGCGTTCGTTGCAACGTTGAGAAGATCAAACAACTGCGGGAACGGGAGGGGATTGCGATCAAGCCGGAGATCAAATGGCGCGACGAGGCGCTGGAGTCGGAGGAGGCGATGCTGGTGGAAGCGGTGATCGCACCCAATTCGGTGTTGGAAGGAAAAACGCTGAAAGACATCCGCTTCCGCAACTATTTCGGCGGCACGGTGCTGGCGCTGCGGCATCGCGGCGAAACCGTGCATGAAAATTTGGAAACCACCCCGCTGCGCGCCGGCGACGTGCTGTTGGTGAAGATCCGCCGCGATCATCTCATTCATCTCGAAAAGCACGAGGCCTTTCTCGTCGTTTCCGAAGTCGGCCTGCCGGCTTTTCGCAAACGCAAGGTGCTGCCGGCGGTGGCGATCGTCGCCGGCGTGGTGCTGACTGCGGCGTTCAATATTTTGCCGATCCTGGTCAGCGCCATCGCCGGCAGCATTTTGATGATCATGACCCGTTGTATCGATTTGGAAGATGCTTACAAAGCCATCGAATGGAAAGTGATTTTCCTGCTGGCCGGGGTGCTGTCGCTGGGCGCGGCGTTGGAGAAAACCGGCGCGGCGCAAGTGGTTTCTGCGCTCATGATCAATGCGATCGGCGCGTGGGGGCCGGTCGCTGTGGTCGCGGCGTTTTACCTGCTCACTTCGCTGCTCACGGAAGCCATGTCAAACAACGCCACTGCCGCCTTGCTCGCGCCCATCGCCGTCGTCACCGCCGACTCGCTCGGCGTCGATGCCCGGCCGTTTCTGATGGCGGTGACCTTCGCCGCCTCGGCAAGTTTTATGACGCCGGTTGGCTATCAAACCAATACGCTCATCTACGGGCCGGGGCAATATAAATTTGCCGATTTTCTGCGCGTTGGCACGCCGTTGAATGTTTTGTTCTGGCTGTTGGCGACTTTGCTGATTCCGCTGTTTTGGCCGTTTTAA
- a CDS encoding mechanosensitive ion channel has product METLKKILYTIKNFLDIPIFTLGAAELTLWSLLYLLILLVLLFYLTSKMRSWMVNRLLLKANIDAGVRMAAGAIIRYFLVAIGLLIILQTVGIDLTTLNVLAGAVGLGVGFGLQNIANNFISGLIILFERPIKIGDRIEVGNIEGDVVKIGARSTTVITNDNIAIIVPNSRFIAENVVNWSHTEEKVRFRIPVSVAYGSDVRLVEKVLLEVAKENPDVLDDPASAVRFMAFADSGLQFELRAWSTTLVHRKGRLFSALNFAIYDKFKQHNIEIPFPQRDLHIRSGAIAVKSPE; this is encoded by the coding sequence GTGGAAACGCTCAAAAAAATTCTATACACCATAAAAAATTTTCTCGACATTCCCATCTTCACGCTCGGCGCCGCCGAGCTGACGCTGTGGAGCCTGCTTTATTTGCTCATCCTGCTCGTCTTGCTGTTCTATCTCACCAGCAAGATGCGAAGCTGGATGGTGAACCGCCTGCTGCTCAAGGCCAATATCGACGCCGGCGTGCGCATGGCGGCAGGCGCCATCATCCGCTATTTTTTGGTCGCCATCGGGCTGTTGATCATTCTGCAAACCGTGGGGATCGACCTGACCACGCTCAACGTTCTTGCCGGCGCCGTCGGCCTCGGCGTCGGCTTCGGGCTGCAAAATATCGCCAACAATTTCATCAGCGGCCTGATCATTCTTTTCGAGCGGCCCATCAAAATCGGCGACCGCATCGAAGTCGGCAATATTGAAGGTGACGTGGTCAAGATCGGCGCGCGCAGCACCACCGTCATCACCAACGATAACATCGCCATCATCGTCCCCAATTCACGTTTTATTGCGGAAAACGTCGTCAACTGGAGCCATACCGAGGAAAAAGTGCGGTTCAGAATTCCAGTCAGCGTGGCGTATGGCAGCGACGTCCGCTTGGTTGAAAAAGTTCTACTGGAGGTTGCAAAAGAGAATCCCGACGTGCTCGACGATCCAGCCTCGGCTGTTCGCTTTATGGCGTTCGCGGACAGCGGCTTACAATTCGAGCTGCGGGCCTGGAGCACGACGCTGGTGCACCGCAAAGGCCGGCTGTTCAGCGCGCTCAATTTTGCGATTTACGACAAATTCAAGCAGCACAACATCGAGATTCCGTTCCCACAGCGCGATCTGCACATCCGCAGCGGCGCGATTGCAGTGAAATCGCCAGAGTGA